A region from the Streptomyces lydicus genome encodes:
- a CDS encoding nitrite/sulfite reductase — translation MAASPERPAAATTRRKAGRHRGEGQWAVGHHTPLNGNEQFKKDDDGLNVRTRIETIYSKSGFDSIDPNDLRGRMRWWGLYTQRKPGIDGGKTAILEPEELDDKYFMLRVRIDGGRLSVAQLRAIGEVSEQYARGTADITDRQNIQLHWIRIEDVPAIWEKLEAVGLSTTEACGDCPRVIIGSPVAGIAADEIIDGTPAVDEIHERYIGSKEFSNLPRKFKTAISGSPVQDVVHEINDVAFVGVVHPEHGPGFDLWVGGGLSTNPKLAQRLGTWVPLDEVADVWAGVVGIFRDYGYRRLRTRARLKFLMADWGPEKFRQVLEDEYLQRKLANGPAPEEPVSTWRDHIGVHRQQDGRFYVGFAPRVGRVDGTTLTKIAELAAAHGSDRLRTTVEQKMIVLDVEQDQVDGLVAGLEALDFQVTPSPFRRGTMACTGIEFCKLAIVETKGRGASLIDELERRMPDFREPVTINLNGCPNACARIQVADIGLKGQLVLDDDGNQVEGYQVHLGGALGLEAGFGRKVRGLKVTADELPDYVERVLRNFEAQREEDERFAQWAARAEEGALK, via the coding sequence ATGGCCGCCTCCCCCGAACGTCCCGCAGCTGCCACGACCCGCCGCAAGGCCGGACGCCACCGCGGCGAGGGCCAGTGGGCCGTGGGCCACCACACGCCGCTCAACGGCAACGAGCAGTTCAAGAAGGATGACGACGGTCTCAATGTGCGGACCCGCATTGAGACGATCTACTCCAAGTCGGGTTTCGACTCCATCGACCCCAACGATCTGCGCGGGCGGATGCGTTGGTGGGGCCTCTACACCCAGCGCAAGCCCGGGATCGACGGCGGCAAGACCGCGATCCTGGAGCCGGAGGAGCTGGACGACAAGTACTTCATGCTGCGGGTGCGCATCGACGGCGGACGCCTGAGCGTGGCCCAGCTGCGCGCCATCGGCGAGGTCTCCGAGCAGTACGCCCGCGGCACCGCGGACATCACCGACCGGCAGAACATCCAGCTGCACTGGATCCGCATCGAGGACGTCCCCGCCATCTGGGAGAAGCTGGAGGCCGTGGGCCTGTCCACGACCGAGGCCTGCGGCGACTGCCCGCGCGTGATCATCGGCTCCCCGGTGGCCGGCATCGCGGCGGACGAGATCATCGACGGCACCCCGGCCGTCGACGAGATCCACGAGCGCTACATCGGCAGCAAGGAATTCTCCAACCTGCCGCGGAAGTTCAAGACGGCGATCTCCGGCTCGCCCGTCCAGGACGTGGTCCACGAGATCAACGACGTGGCGTTCGTCGGCGTCGTCCACCCCGAGCACGGCCCCGGCTTCGACCTCTGGGTCGGCGGCGGCCTGTCCACCAACCCCAAGCTCGCCCAGCGCCTGGGCACCTGGGTGCCGCTGGACGAGGTCGCCGACGTGTGGGCCGGCGTCGTCGGCATCTTCCGGGACTACGGCTACCGCCGGCTGCGCACCCGCGCCCGGCTGAAGTTCCTGATGGCCGACTGGGGCCCGGAGAAGTTCCGCCAGGTGCTGGAGGACGAGTACCTGCAGCGCAAGCTGGCCAACGGCCCCGCTCCCGAGGAGCCGGTCTCCACGTGGCGCGACCACATCGGGGTGCACCGGCAGCAGGACGGCCGCTTCTACGTGGGCTTCGCCCCGCGGGTGGGCCGGGTCGACGGCACCACCCTCACCAAGATCGCCGAACTGGCCGCCGCCCACGGCTCCGACCGGCTGCGCACCACCGTCGAGCAGAAGATGATCGTCCTCGACGTCGAGCAGGACCAGGTCGACGGGCTGGTCGCCGGGCTGGAGGCGCTGGACTTCCAGGTCACCCCCTCGCCGTTCCGGCGCGGCACGATGGCCTGCACCGGTATCGAGTTCTGCAAGCTGGCCATCGTCGAGACCAAGGGCCGTGGCGCCTCGCTGATCGACGAACTGGAGCGCCGGATGCCGGACTTCCGGGAGCCGGTCACCATCAACCTCAACGGCTGCCCGAACGCCTGCGCCCGTATCCAGGTCGCGGACATCGGTCTCAAGGGCCAGCTGGTCCTGGACGACGACGGCAACCAGGTCGAGGGCTACCAGGTACACCTGGGCGGCGCGCTGGGCCTGGAGGCCGGCTTCGGCCGCAAGGTCCGCGGTCTGAAGGT
- a CDS encoding ABC transporter ATP-binding protein, protein MSLQFTGCSFRYGRKVPVLHRLDLSIDHRATVLLGPNGAGKSTLLGIAASWISPTGGTVTWKGMDPGQRPARAAYRKAVGWLPQHVTPMPGLTVRENVAYIGWLKGMSRADAWDRSREALGRVKLGSLADRKSHQLSGGQLRRMGIAGTLVHDSEVVLLDEPTAGLDPSQRHIFRELVTSLLADIQVVVSTHQTEDLDTMYDHVVILDRGRTRFEGDPDTFLALAAPGTPEGRRAEGAYTQLIAQEV, encoded by the coding sequence ATGTCTCTGCAATTCACCGGGTGCTCCTTCCGCTACGGCAGGAAGGTGCCCGTTCTCCACCGGCTCGATCTCTCCATCGATCACAGGGCAACCGTCCTCCTGGGGCCGAACGGCGCCGGCAAATCCACGCTCTTAGGTATCGCCGCCTCCTGGATATCCCCTACCGGAGGAACCGTGACGTGGAAGGGGATGGACCCCGGGCAGCGACCTGCCCGAGCGGCCTACCGCAAGGCCGTGGGCTGGCTCCCGCAGCACGTCACACCGATGCCGGGGCTCACGGTCCGGGAAAACGTCGCCTATATCGGCTGGTTGAAAGGCATGTCCCGCGCCGACGCCTGGGACCGGTCACGCGAGGCCCTGGGGCGGGTGAAGCTCGGCAGCCTGGCAGACCGCAAGAGCCACCAGCTCTCGGGCGGCCAGCTACGGCGCATGGGCATAGCGGGCACTCTCGTCCACGACAGCGAGGTCGTGCTGCTCGACGAGCCGACGGCGGGACTCGACCCCTCGCAGCGCCATATCTTCCGCGAGCTGGTGACCAGTCTGCTGGCCGACATCCAGGTCGTGGTCTCCACCCACCAGACCGAAGACCTCGACACCATGTACGACCACGTCGTCATCCTCGACAGAGGCCGGACCCGCTTCGAGGGCGACCCCGACACCTTCCTCGCCCTCGCCGCCCCCGGCACACCGGAAGGGCGACGCGCCGAAGGCGCTTACACCCAGCTGATCGCCCAGGAGGTGTGA
- a CDS encoding GNAT family N-acetyltransferase, which produces MSISVTTWYLEQTSRADLSPAAGPTAEQDIRIVRSQIPSPEFSRFLYTAVGGDVTWTDRLGWPYAEWMAHLGRPGVETWVAYEHGTPAGFVELAAEADGSVEIVYFGLAPAFRGRRIGGHLLSHGTERAWDLAERWPELAPTKRVWVHTCSLDGQHARANYERRGFRVYETTVTEEPDVPAPGPWPGAGPTEPA; this is translated from the coding sequence ATGAGCATCTCGGTCACCACGTGGTACCTCGAGCAGACCTCGCGCGCCGACCTGTCCCCCGCCGCGGGGCCGACGGCCGAGCAGGACATCCGGATCGTCCGCTCACAGATACCGTCGCCGGAATTCAGCCGCTTCCTCTATACGGCGGTGGGTGGCGATGTCACCTGGACCGACCGGCTGGGATGGCCGTACGCAGAGTGGATGGCACACCTCGGACGCCCCGGGGTGGAGACCTGGGTGGCGTATGAGCATGGCACGCCGGCCGGGTTCGTCGAGCTGGCAGCGGAGGCGGACGGATCCGTGGAGATCGTTTACTTCGGCCTCGCCCCGGCTTTCCGGGGGCGCCGGATCGGCGGACACCTGCTCTCCCACGGCACCGAGCGGGCCTGGGATCTGGCCGAGCGGTGGCCGGAGCTGGCACCGACCAAGCGGGTGTGGGTGCACACGTGCAGCCTGGACGGTCAGCACGCGCGAGCCAACTACGAGCGGCGCGGCTTCCGGGTGTACGAGACCACGGTGACCGAGGAACCCGACGTACCGGCCCCCGGCCCCTGGCCCGGCGCGGGCCCCACGGAACCGGCGTAG
- a CDS encoding putative leader peptide, translating into MSRAGIALVSRRHVDLGRMSSAICRAR; encoded by the coding sequence ATGTCTCGAGCTGGAATTGCCTTGGTGAGTCGGCGGCACGTCGACCTCGGCCGCATGTCCAGCGCCATTTGTCGGGCGCGCTGA